One Mercenaria mercenaria strain notata chromosome 12, MADL_Memer_1, whole genome shotgun sequence DNA segment encodes these proteins:
- the LOC128547375 gene encoding sialin-like has protein sequence MVDKEHAREPFLPDKKRNIDAENGAPNYLMSCRFKFGVIVFAANMLCYLHRVNLNMAIVCMLGTSGQPGPNKNLTVTIDNSTGINPSIHESFQIVSNAAEHLQDSKLLNLTYRNNQNLGLPLENKDAGIESTSISYSKTETVSAGSNNLSMDDVPDNSDLVVLSEFNWDKAEISLILSSYYYGSVITQIPAGYLAHHFGGKHVISVFFIISGACSLLAPIAAQTSTALIFVIRILIGLAGGFFTPAIYSITMNWTKPSQRAALLSVMISGQPLGIVVAYMTSGFLCAFGWSTIFYVHGALTFLVLLLWLYEIHSSPTEHPRISQAELTYLTRHLSTKTPSKAVPATPWKSILLSRPQWAATLAHFSFNWSYYTFIINIPLFLKEVFAFVITENGLYSSIPYIFCSISMMFSGKLSAIVVKKRWLTLQATRKVFNVISLGGIAVCLLGAGQLTHEFRFLAVILICISCIFVGFTFGGVIPSYADFAGIFSGTAFSIGNAIGVISVVLSALSAGLLTLNGLRHEWQNVFYVAAGMNVFSIIVYSLFGEATLQKWAIVQDFNTVDEIEVALGKADSEKEIDVSLGNGHLEMLKSEIETSSVS, from the exons ATGGTAGATAAGGAACATGCACGAGAACCATTTCTCCCAGATAAAAAGAGGAACATAGACGCTGAAAATG GGGCACCTAACTACTTAATGTCATGCAGATTCAAATTCGGAGTAATTGTGTTCGCTGCAAACATGCTATGTTATCTTCACCGAGTTAATCTAAACATGGCAATAGTGTGTATGTTGGGAACTTCGGGTCAACCTGGCCCAAACAAAAACCTAACTGTAACAATAGACAATAGTACTGGAATAAATCCATCAATTCATGAGTCTTTTCAAATCGTTTCCAATGCAGCGGAACATCTACAGGACAGCAAGCTATTAAATTTAACGTATCGAAACAATCAAAATCTGGGACTACCGTTGGAAAACAAAGACGCTGGAATTGAAAGTACTTCGATTAGCTACTCGAAAACAGAGACAGTATCAGCAGGATCAAATAATTTATCTATGGATGATGTGCCGGATAACTCCGATCTG GTTGTTCTATCAGAATTCAACTGGGATAAAGCTGAGATATCGCTAATTCTGTCCTCTTACTACTATGGTTCAGTGATAACTCAAATACCAGCAGGATATCTTGCTCACCATTTTGGCGGGAAACATGTGATAAGTGTATTTTTCATAATCTCCGGGGCTTGTTCATTGTTGGCACCAATAGCTGCACAAACTAGCACTGCGCTTATTTTTGTGATTCGGATTCTAATTGGGCTTGCAGGG GGATTTTTTACTCCAGCAATATATTCTATTACAATGAACTGGACAAAACCATCTCAGAGGGCTGCATTACTATCTGTTATGATTTCTG GCCAGCCTCTGGGTATTGTGGTGGCATACATGACATCTGGATTCCTTTGTGCTTTTGGGTGGTCAACAATATTTTATGTGCATg GGGCCCTGACATTTTTGGTTTTATTGCTATGGTTATACGAGATTCATAGTTCACCGACAGAGCATCCAAGAATTTCGCAAGCTGAACTTACATACCTAACAAGACATCTGTCAACGAAAACGCCATCG aaAGCCGTACCAGCGACACCATGGAAGTCCATTTTACTGTCAAGACCTCAATGGGCCGCCACCCTGGCACATTTCTCCTTCAACTGGAGCTATTATACATTTATCATCAATATTCCACTGTTTCTGAAGGAAGTATTTGCTTTCGTAATAACTGAG aatggactGTATTCATCAATACCGTACATATTCTGCTCCatatccatgatgttttctggaAAACTTTCGGCTATAGTTGTCAAGAAAAGGTGGCTCACATTGCAAGCTACACGGAAAGTGTTTAATGTAATAA GTCTGGGAGGTATTGCTGTTTGTCTTCTGGGTGCTGGTCAATTGACACACGAGTTTCGTTTCCTTGCTGTTATCTTAATTTGCATTTCCTGTATCTTCGTTGGATTTACATTTGGTGGAGTTATTCCATCGTATGCCGACTTTGCTGGAAT attttcagGGACCGCTTTCTCAATAGGTAATGCCATTGGTGTGATTTCTGTTGTATTGTCGGCTTTATCCGCAGGATTGCTAACACTAAAT GGTCTTCggcatgaatggcaaaatgtattTTACGTGGCAGCTGGGATGAATGTGTTCAGCATAATAGTGTATAGTTTATTTGGAGAAGCTACACTACAGAAATGGGCAATAGTACAAGACTTTAACACTGTCGATGAGATAGAGGTAGCACTCGGAAAAGCCGACTCTGAAAAAGAAATAGATGTTTCTCTAGGCAATGGACATCTTGAAATGCTGAAGTCAGAAATTGAAACATCGTCTGTATCCTAA